In Drosophila yakuba strain Tai18E2 chromosome X, Prin_Dyak_Tai18E2_2.1, whole genome shotgun sequence, a single genomic region encodes these proteins:
- the LOC6524673 gene encoding uncharacterized protein LOC6524673: MAKDQEGHTCPPSAPETTEDQKREQRARLIKALSRFKPRDANPLQFYNCVRELCIMHNCSIDEGLERAALTWPGLSMRQRELYDSQRHAELPIPVPRHLIYRAFQKESKGLWSLGRSSVGGGKQSTRYTLESYKPPPKPSRLRTQLNERRPKYDNLLDLPPKVAAMRVPPEPNRKFSRVSPASGRRIRSFTPPAVRRVRSIRHILSMASVDMKKSARMRNPGKCNRTKKTDAAETAGKLQPDKLASGVSKLSKKKAIKRKGVASKAKRLAKAEDLQTSHNWDEAIGCVRRRLMMHKPLKSRS, from the exons ATGGCCAAGGACCAGGAAGGACACACTTGTCCACCATCCGCTCCGGAGACCACGGAGGATCAGAAACGGGAGCAGCGTGCTCGTCTTATCAAGGCATTGAGCCGCTTCAAGCCACGCGATGCGAATCCGCTGCAGTTCTACAATTGTGTCCGCGAACTGTGCATCATGCACAATTGCAGCATCGATGAGGGGCTCGAACGAGCGGCGTTAACTTGGCCCGGACTTAGTATGCGCCAGCGGGAGCTATACGATTCG CAACGGCATGCAGAACTGCCTATTCCCGTGCCACGTCACCTCATCTACCGCGCCTTCCAGAAGGAGAGCAAGGGTCTCTGGTCCCTGGGCCGCTCCTCGGTGGGTGGCGGCAAGCAGAGCACCCGCTATACCCTGGAATCCTACAAGCCGCCACCCAAGCCGTCACGCCTCAGAACGCAGCTGAATGAGCGGCGCCCCAAGTACGATAATCTATTGGATTTGCCACCGAAAGTGGCAGCTATGCGCGTGCCGCCGGAGCCGAATCGCAAATTTTCCAGGGTATCACCAGCTTCCGGTCGCCGGATACGGAGTTTTACGCCACCGGCCGTTAGGCGTGTCCGATCCATCCGGCACATTCTATCGATGGCCAGTGTGGATATGAAGAAGAGCGCACGGATGCGAAATCCGGGCAAATGCAATCGAACCAAGAAAACTGATGCCGCAGAAACTGCGGGCAAATTGCAACCGGATAAACTGGCATCTGGCGTTAGTAAGCTGTCGAAGAAGAAGGCGATCAAACGCAAGGGTGTCGCATCCAAGGCAAAGCGATTGGCCAAGGCTGAGGATCTACAGACGTCGCACAACTGGGATGAGGCCATCGGATGCGTACGTCGGCGTCTCATGATGCACAAGCCTTTGAAGTCCAGATCCTAA